In Nitrobacteraceae bacterium AZCC 1564, the following proteins share a genomic window:
- a CDS encoding DNA-binding protein HU-beta (product_source=KO:K03530; cath_funfam=4.10.520.10; cog=COG0776; ko=KO:K03530; pfam=PF00216; smart=SM00411; superfamily=47729) has translation MAKKAATPATITLKHLAAALAEDHELSKKASEAILTDLVTRITKHLKKGERIRIVGLGILQVRKRAARMGRNPATGEQIHIKASKKVAFRAAKELKEAV, from the coding sequence CTACCCCAGCCACCATTACCCTGAAGCACCTTGCCGCCGCGCTCGCTGAAGATCATGAATTGTCGAAGAAGGCCTCCGAGGCGATTCTCACCGACCTCGTGACCCGAATCACCAAGCACCTGAAGAAGGGCGAGCGCATCCGCATCGTCGGCCTCGGCATCCTCCAGGTCCGCAAACGCGCTGCTCGCATGGGCCGCAACCCCGCCACCGGCGAACAGATCCACATCAAGGCCAGCAAGAAGGTCGCCTTCCGCGCCGCCAAGGAGCTGAAGGAAGCGGTCTGA